From one Macrobrachium rosenbergii isolate ZJJX-2024 chromosome 52, ASM4041242v1, whole genome shotgun sequence genomic stretch:
- the LOC136833667 gene encoding dnaJ homolog subfamily C member 7-like, whose amino-acid sequence MQILADQMLRLSKDLRELKINYDEKDRENERLRQELNEIKQINDGLGRKTWECERLEKDCAEKEHLIKEQERLIQILEDEKEEISKDLEKIKRNYKEKDDEHSEGKNKIINDGIFAYMNNKISDAVNIFDEALSTGTSSKMEAPLLYVFRAMAKSAAQSPDNMAIIMDCCMAIEKGLKGWKVYQVRGKHLMNEGLFSVAVQDFETVNRIVPSDETMRNLKRAKEGQEKWEDQSHYEALGVKQTATKADILRAFKDLSMKYHPDRHREKPEIIQEAFQEKFKRITNAKTVLTDAEKRKLYDRELHQHNVMHGKSDPRPKPHQQRAQPHHFYQRQPRPEYTDDFWFADGDADDIQRMFDRIFRFW is encoded by the coding sequence ATGCAAATTCTTGCAGATCAAATGCTCCGACTGAGTAAGGATTTGAGGGAACTCAAAATAAACTACGATGAAAAGGACCGTGAAAACGAGAGGCTGCGCCAAGAActgaatgaaattaaacaaatcaaCGATGGCCTGGGGAGAAAGACCTGGGAATGTGAAAGACTTGAAAAAGACTGCGCCGAGAAGGAACATCTTATAAAAGAGCAAGAAAGATTAATACAAATCCttgaagatgaaaaggaagaaataagtaaggatttggaaaaaataaaaaggaactacAAGGAAAAGGATGATGAACATAGTGaaggaaagaacaaaataataaacgaCGGAATATTTGCCTACATGAATAACAAGATCAGTGACGCTGTGAACATATTTGACGAGGCCCTGTCCACGGGTACGAGCTCTAAAATGGAAGCACCTCTTCTTTACGTCTTCAGGGCCATGGCAAAGTCCGCAGCTCAAAGTCCTGATAACATGGCTATTATTATGGACTGCTGTATGGCCATCGAAAAGGGACTTAAAGGATGGAAAGTATACCAGGTACGTGGGAAgcaccttatgaatgaagggcTTTTTTCAGTTGCCGTGCAAGATTTTGAAACGGTTAACAGGATCGTACCATCTGATGAAACAATGCGAAATTTAAAAAGGGCCAAGGAAGGGCAAGAAAAGTGGGAGGACCAGAGCCATTATGAGGCCTTGGGTGTGAAACAGACTGCCACCAAGGCAGATATCCTAAGAGCCTTCAAAGATTTATCCATGAAATACCACCCGGACAGACACAGAGAAAAGCCCGAGATAATACAGGAGGCTTTCCAggagaaatttaaaagaataacaaacGCTAAAACTGTTCTTACGGATGCTGAGAAGCGAAAGTTATATGATAGAGAGCTTCATCAGCATAACGTCATGCACGGGAAGAGTGACCCAAGGCCGAAACCTCATCAGCAAAGGGCTCAACCACATCACTTTTATCAAAGACAACCAAGGCCGGAATATACCGATGACTTTTGGTTCGCTGATGGGGATGCGGATGACATACAGCGCATGTTCGACAGAATTTTCAGATTCTGGTAA